Within Oleidesulfovibrio alaskensis DSM 16109, the genomic segment AGGGTATCGCCATCGTGTGCCATGGTGCTTCCAATGAAAAGGCCATCGCTTCTGCCGTAGGCATGGCGGGCACCTTCGTTTCCAAGGGCACCTACCACCACCTTGTGGAGACCATCAGTGCCAACGAAGAGCTGACCAGCTACGGCAAGGCCGTCAAGCAATAACTACCGACCCGTGACGGCGGCGCGTTACCTGCGTCGCCGCTTCATGTTTCACGGACCCTGCCAATGACCACAAAAAGCTACATTCTCGGATTCGGCTCCCACGCGCCGGAGCGGATTCTCACCAACACCGACATGGAAGCGTTCGTGGACACCACGGACGAGTGGATCACCACGCGGACCGGCATAAAGCAGCGCCACATAGCCGCCGAAGGCGAAACGACATCCGACCTTGGCGCAAAAGCCGCGCTGCAGGCTCTGGCAAATGCCGGACTGCATGCCGACGCACTGACCCACATTCTTGTGGCCACCTGTACCCCCGACGCCATGTGCCCCAGCACAGCCTGCCTCATCGAGCACAAGCTCGGTGTTTCCGGCCTGATGGCGCTCGATCTAAACGCCGCCTGTTCCGGCTTTCTGTACGCTCTCAACATGGCACAGGGCATCGTGGCTCTGACCCCCGACGCCAAGGTGCTTGTTGTGGCTGCAGAAGTGCTGAGCAGGCGCATCAACTGGAACGACCGCTCGACATGCGTTCTGTTCGGCGATGGCGCCGGCGCCGTCATCGTGGGCAGTCACCCCAACGAGGGACGTGCCGTGGAAGTGGCAGACAGCCTGCTTTCTTCAGACGGTGCGTTGGGTGATCTTCTGCTCATCAGCGGTGGCGGAACCAGCGTTCCCTACAAACACGGCCAGCCCGTGGGTGACGAATTTTTCGTCCGCATGGAAGGCCGTGAAATATTCAAACACGCCGTGCGCAGCATGGCACGCGTGTGCGAAGAACTGCTTGAGCGCAACGGCATAGCCCGCGAAGACGTGGATATGCTGCTGCCCCATCAGGCAAACCTGCGCATTATCGAAGCGGTGGGAAAAAAACTGGGTATCCCTGCCGATAAAGTATTTGTGAATCTTCAGGAATACGGCAACACTTCCGCTGCATCGGTGCCTCTGGCACTGGCCGATGCGGACAGTAAAAACCTGCTGCCCCCCGGGCGCACGGTACTGCTGACCACATTCGGAGGCGGATTCACATGGGGTGCAGTGCTGCTGCGCACCTGAAAAAGCGTGTATAACCGGTAACCTTCCGGAATATAAGATACTCGCTGCCGAAATTCACAATTGAAGTTACACTGTCTTTACGGTATAAAGCGGTGCCTTCCGGTAAAGAAGAGAAAAAGCGAACCAAAATGAGCGAACTTATCTCCACCGCACTGGTCACGGGCGGCTCACGCGGCATCGGCAAATGCATTGCCGAAACACTGGCCGCGCAAGGTTTTCAGGTACTGCTTACCTATGTGAGCAAACCTGAAGAAGCCGAAACCGTGGCCGAGTCCATCCGCACTGCGGGCGGACAGGCAAGGGCCCTTCGTCTGAATGTGGGCGACCCCGAAGAGGTGGCCGCATTCTTTAAAAACGAAGTGAAGGACAAAGTCCGGCTGGATGTGCTGGTGAACAACGCCGGCATAACCAAAGACGGGCTGCTCATACGCATGAAAGATGAGGACTTTGCACGGGTTATCAGTGTAAACCTGCAGGGCGCCTTTTCATGCAGCCGCGAAGCGGCCAAAATAATGAGCAGACAACGCTGCGGCCGCATCATCAACATCACCTCGGTGGTGGGCCAGATGGGCAACGCCGGACAAGCCAACTACTGCTCCGCCAAGGCCGGTCTTATAGGACTTACCAAGTCCGCCGCCAAGGAGCTTGCAGCGCGCAACATCACCGTAAACGCCGTGGCACCCGGTTTCATAGAGACCGACATGACCAGAGCGCTTGCCGACAATGTGCGCGAACAGTACCTTTCCGCCATTCCGCTGCGCCGTCTCGGCAGTGCACAGGATGTGGCGGATGCCGTGGCCTTTCTTGCTTCTGACAAGGCTGGCTACATTACCGGGCAGGTCATCGCCGTCAACGGCGGTCTGTACACCTAGCCCGCCTGCGGACAGGCCGCTGCCTGCCTGCGCTTCAGCTACAAATAACACCGATTGGAGGGAATATGTCCGTCGAAGAAAAAGTCAAAAAGATCATCATGGACCAGCTCGGCGTTTCCGCCGAAGAAGTAAAGCCCGAAGCTTCCTTTGTGGAAGATCTGGGTGCTGACTCCCTGGACCTGACCGAACTGATCATGGCCATGGAAGAAGAATTCGGTACCGAGATTGATGACGACGACGCTCAGAAAATTCTGAAAGTCAAAGACGCCATCGACTACATCGCTGGCAAGCAATAGTCTTCACTCATCATTCCAAATACATGCAAGCAGGCGTCTTATGACGGAGTCATAAGGCGCTTTGCCCTTTTCTTCCGGCTGCTGCGAAAAAGGCTTTTTTCCGCCCCTGCCACCGGCCAGACCGGACACCGGACGGACGGCTTTTACGCCGCGTTATGCCCACGAGGAACATAGAATGACTGGAAAACGAGTAGTAGTAACCGGACTTGCCGCAATAACCCCGCTTGGCAACAATGTTGAAACCAGCTGGGAAAATCTCATTGCCGGAAAGTCCGGAATCGGGCCCATCACCCGTTTTGATGCCAGCGAATATACATCCCGCGTGGCGGGCGAGGTAAAAGACCTCGACCTGGGCGAGTATATTCCCCCCAAACAGGCACGCCGCATGGACCGCTTTACGCAGTACGCGGTGGCCTGCGCCAAGCAACTCATGAAGCACGCAGAATACACCGTGCCCGAAGAAACGGCCCATCGCGTGGCCTGTCTTCTGGGTGTGGGGCTGGGCGGACTGGAAACCATCGAGCAGTTTCATACCAAACTGGTCGAAGCCGGTCCCAACCGCATCTCCCCCTTCATGATTCCCCAGCTTATCTCCAACATGGCCCCCGGCCAGATTGCCATGGAAATAGGCGCCAAAGGCGGCAACGTTGTGATGACCAGTGCATGCGCATCGGGCACCCACGCCATCGGCTATGCTTTTACCGAGGTAAAAGTGGGCCGCTACGACGCTGTGGTCACCGGCGGTGCCGAATCCACCATCACCCCCATGGGCGTGTCCGGGTTCACAGCACTGCGTGCGCTTTCCACCGCAAGCAACGATGCCCCCGAAAAGGCTTCGCGTCCCTTTGATGCCAACCGTGACGGCTTTGTCATCGGCGAAGGCGCAGGGCTGCTGCTGGTCGAATCGCTTGAGTCCGCCCGGGCCCGCGGGGCAACCATATACGCGGAAATCGTGGGCTTCGGCTCTTCGGACGACGCGTTTCATATGACCGCCCCCCGCGACGACGCCGAAGGCATGGCACGCGCCATGCTGATGGCCATTGAAGAAGCCGGCATCAGCCCCGCTGATGTGGACTGCATCAATGCCCACGGCACCTCGACACAGCTGAACGACAAGAGCGAAACACTGGCACTGAAAAAAGTGTTCGGCGACCACGCGTCCAAGCTGCGCATCAGCGCCAACAAATCGCAGACGGGCCACCTGCTGGGGGCCGCCGGCGGCGTGGAAGGCGTTTTCAGCTGTCTTACCCTTGCAACCGGCACCGTGCCCGGTACCGCAAACTATGAAACCCCCGACGAAGACTGCGACCTCAACTATATGGGTGGCGGTTCCGAGTCGTATCAGGCACAATACGTGCTGAGCAACTCCTTCGGCTTCGGCGGCACCAACGCGTGCATGCTGTTCAAGCGCTGGGAAGGCTAATACCGAATCCCTCCGCCGCGCATCCCCCTGCGGGGTGCGCGGCATAACCACAACGCGGAGAGTGGAAACCATGGACGAACTGCTTATTCAGGATCCGGAAGTCGGTCGCGCCATTGTTCAGGAAGTGGAACGTCAGACCGGCAAGCTGGAACTCATCGCCTCTGAAAACTTTGTGTCCCCCGCAGTCCGCGCCGCACAGGGCAGCGTGCTGACCCATAAATACGCCGAAGGATACCCCGGCAAGCGGTATTACGGCGGTTGCGAATTTGTCGACGTGGCGGAAAACCTCGCCATCGACCGCGCCTGCGAAATATTCGGCGCCCAGTACGCCAACGTCCAGCCCCACTCCGGCAGCCAGGCCAATATGGCCGTATACTTTTCCGCGCTGACTCCCGGCGACACCATTCTGGCCATGGATCTGTCGCACGGCGGACACCTGACCCACGGCAGCCCCGTCAACTTTTCGGGCCGGTTCTACAATGTGGTGTTCTACGGTGTCTCGCGCGAAACCGGCTGCATAGATTATGACAGCGTGGCAGAACTGGCACGCGAGCACCGCCCCGCCATGATTGTGGCCGGTGCCAGCGCCTACTCCCGCATCATCGATTTTGCACGGTTCCGCGCCATAGCCGACGAAGTGGGTTCCCTGCTTATGGTCGACATGGCACACATAGCCGGTCTGGTGGCCGCCGGTCTGCATCCTTCCCCTGTGGGCACGGCGCACTTCACCACCACAACCACGCACAAAACCCTGCGCGGTCCGCGTGGCGGCATGATTCTGTCGGACGAAGAAGCCGCCAAAAAACTGAACAGCCAGATTTTCCCCGGCATTCAGGGCGGCCCGCTCATGCATGTCATCGCCGCCAAGGCTGTGGCCTTCGGCGAAGCGCTGCGTCCCGAATTCGGCGCCTACCAGAAGCAGGTGGTCGCCAACGCCGCCAAACTGGCCGCCACCCTGACCGATGCCGGTTTTGAACTGGTTTCCGGCGGCACCGAC encodes:
- the fabG gene encoding 3-oxoacyl-[acyl-carrier-protein] reductase — protein: MSELISTALVTGGSRGIGKCIAETLAAQGFQVLLTYVSKPEEAETVAESIRTAGGQARALRLNVGDPEEVAAFFKNEVKDKVRLDVLVNNAGITKDGLLIRMKDEDFARVISVNLQGAFSCSREAAKIMSRQRCGRIINITSVVGQMGNAGQANYCSAKAGLIGLTKSAAKELAARNITVNAVAPGFIETDMTRALADNVREQYLSAIPLRRLGSAQDVADAVAFLASDKAGYITGQVIAVNGGLYT
- the glyA gene encoding serine hydroxymethyltransferase; its protein translation is MDELLIQDPEVGRAIVQEVERQTGKLELIASENFVSPAVRAAQGSVLTHKYAEGYPGKRYYGGCEFVDVAENLAIDRACEIFGAQYANVQPHSGSQANMAVYFSALTPGDTILAMDLSHGGHLTHGSPVNFSGRFYNVVFYGVSRETGCIDYDSVAELAREHRPAMIVAGASAYSRIIDFARFRAIADEVGSLLMVDMAHIAGLVAAGLHPSPVGTAHFTTTTTHKTLRGPRGGMILSDEEAAKKLNSQIFPGIQGGPLMHVIAAKAVAFGEALRPEFGAYQKQVVANAAKLAATLTDAGFELVSGGTDNHLMLVDLTNKDITGKDAQHALDLAGITANKNTVPFETRSPFVTSGIRLGTPALTTRGMKEAEMVKVAGWIIDALGNIGNETRLAEISRDVEKFARQFPLFHW
- a CDS encoding beta-ketoacyl-ACP synthase III translates to MTTKSYILGFGSHAPERILTNTDMEAFVDTTDEWITTRTGIKQRHIAAEGETTSDLGAKAALQALANAGLHADALTHILVATCTPDAMCPSTACLIEHKLGVSGLMALDLNAACSGFLYALNMAQGIVALTPDAKVLVVAAEVLSRRINWNDRSTCVLFGDGAGAVIVGSHPNEGRAVEVADSLLSSDGALGDLLLISGGGTSVPYKHGQPVGDEFFVRMEGREIFKHAVRSMARVCEELLERNGIAREDVDMLLPHQANLRIIEAVGKKLGIPADKVFVNLQEYGNTSAASVPLALADADSKNLLPPGRTVLLTTFGGGFTWGAVLLRT
- the acpP gene encoding acyl carrier protein, which codes for MSVEEKVKKIIMDQLGVSAEEVKPEASFVEDLGADSLDLTELIMAMEEEFGTEIDDDDAQKILKVKDAIDYIAGKQ
- the fabF gene encoding beta-ketoacyl-ACP synthase II yields the protein MTGKRVVVTGLAAITPLGNNVETSWENLIAGKSGIGPITRFDASEYTSRVAGEVKDLDLGEYIPPKQARRMDRFTQYAVACAKQLMKHAEYTVPEETAHRVACLLGVGLGGLETIEQFHTKLVEAGPNRISPFMIPQLISNMAPGQIAMEIGAKGGNVVMTSACASGTHAIGYAFTEVKVGRYDAVVTGGAESTITPMGVSGFTALRALSTASNDAPEKASRPFDANRDGFVIGEGAGLLLVESLESARARGATIYAEIVGFGSSDDAFHMTAPRDDAEGMARAMLMAIEEAGISPADVDCINAHGTSTQLNDKSETLALKKVFGDHASKLRISANKSQTGHLLGAAGGVEGVFSCLTLATGTVPGTANYETPDEDCDLNYMGGGSESYQAQYVLSNSFGFGGTNACMLFKRWEG